A window from Micromonospora terminaliae encodes these proteins:
- a CDS encoding roadblock/LC7 domain-containing protein, with the protein MNRPAAMQDMGWLLTNFADSVAGIAHVVAVSADGLLLASSRDLPMDRADQLAAITSGVVSLTEGAARMFSAGGVLQTVIEMDSGYLFLMSISDGSSMAVLAARSCDVGQVGYEMALLVERVGQALVPLPRDAVRP; encoded by the coding sequence ATGAACAGGCCAGCGGCCATGCAGGACATGGGTTGGCTGCTCACCAACTTCGCCGACAGCGTGGCGGGCATCGCCCACGTGGTGGCGGTGTCCGCGGACGGGCTGCTGCTCGCCTCCTCCCGCGACCTGCCGATGGACCGGGCCGACCAGCTCGCCGCCATCACCTCCGGCGTGGTGAGCCTGACCGAGGGTGCCGCCCGGATGTTCAGCGCCGGCGGGGTGCTCCAGACCGTCATCGAGATGGACAGCGGCTACCTGTTCCTCATGTCGATCAGCGACGGCTCGTCGATGGCCGTGCTGGCCGCGCGGAGCTGCGACGTCGGCCAGGTGGGCTATGAGATGGCACTGCTGGTGGAGCGGGTCGGCCAGGCGCTGGTCCCGCTGCCGAGGGACGCCGTCCGGCCCTGA
- a CDS encoding DUF742 domain-containing protein, whose amino-acid sequence MEPRRDPRGALVRPYAVTRGRTEPLQNIALEAVLSCTPTQSAEARFAGHDKYRIASVCEGRAQSLAEIAAYTRMPLGVTRVLVADMVAEGLLTLHTAAPATGFAARMNLLGRVLSGLREL is encoded by the coding sequence ATGGAACCACGACGTGATCCGCGTGGCGCGCTGGTGCGGCCGTACGCGGTCACCCGTGGCCGCACCGAGCCGTTGCAGAACATCGCGCTAGAGGCGGTGCTGTCGTGCACGCCCACCCAGTCGGCCGAGGCGCGGTTCGCCGGGCACGACAAATACCGCATCGCCTCGGTCTGTGAGGGCCGGGCACAGTCGCTGGCGGAGATCGCCGCTTACACCCGGATGCCGCTGGGCGTCACCCGGGTGCTGGTCGCCGACATGGTGGCCGAGGGCCTGCTGACGCTACACACCGCCGCTCCCGCCACAGGGTTCGCGGCGCGGATGAACCTGCTTGGAAGGGTGCTAAGTGGACTTCGCGAACTATGA